In Canis lupus baileyi chromosome X, mCanLup2.hap1, whole genome shotgun sequence, one DNA window encodes the following:
- the ARMCX4 gene encoding armadillo repeat-containing X-linked protein 4 isoform X2, producing MEAVAGVQNQTLATSEAMVGMKTETSPKAKTGAKTEAGGRAGAEVEITTTVKARPKAISQAKTMAEAEAETQSEAKAVVRTVDMTEAMALAEDQVKAGDVAMKEAVTQTDSEAGRVVKKEAVTQTKDKAWAPVARAETKKEVKTQTKVEACILAEKETNRVMVTQSEALGLIREVAKMGAINKTGIVAETKERALAGTVSVVKSQSEARPDNIVDAKGNPNTVSRAEVGVDMRSCAPSQAVTKIQVTNMLGSGVEVKGNHKTGSWAESRADTRVSVQPQIIAKTEAEAMLGAKVDSGCNTNAMCKAGAGADMRISTQPQTVAKKQAEAVFGARVDDKGNTNVTSKAMTGANMRATAQTQAIASAQAKAMPDARVKGRGNCNAMSITGARANLKANSQAEALPDARIKTRDNANAMSKMGAGTDVELCTQPQTLATVQVDALPDGGIKAKGSANTMSKEGPGTDTKAQSQAATKSQVETLPGTRGKARRKAKSKCKAGVGIEMKMCVQPQVGTKTQDDALPDSRVDGKSDPSAISRSGAKAEPKTCGQPQTMANSQGEALPGVKNKVRSNPNAMSKSGTGPDAMGSAQLHAVTNFQVEASPNTKKNVRGSPNAMSKIGTGPDSVCSAQPKTDTTGFAQPQTEASFQDEALSGTKNKVKDNSSVLSKTGVGPDTVGSVQLQVMANVQGEVLSDTKNKVKDNPNAVSKAGTGPDAMYSVQSETDTTSSAQPQAVANSQGEALPGTKKKVRGKSNAVSKAGAGPGTVNSAQLQAVANSQGEVVSGTKNKARGNPSAVSKAEARADSMGSAQPQTDTTDSAQSLAVANSQGKALPRIKNKVKGRSNAVSKTGDRPDTVGSAQLQAVANSQGEALPGMKNKVSSNSNAVSTVEARTDTISFAQLQVESNSQGEALPGTKSKVRCNLSTVSKADTGPDTVGSAQPHTVTNCQGEALSGIKSKVRGNSNVISKAEARGDITGSACPKALATFQGEVLSCTKNVRGNPSTVSKAEIRTDTMGSAQPQTDTTGSVQPLAVANSQHEVLADTKSKVKGNPSDVSKAGIGPDTVDSAQPQAVANSQGEALPGVKNKVRGNSNAMSKVEARANTTSFAQAQAVSDSQGETLPGARNKVQGNASAVSKAGTGPDIMCSTQPQTDITGTAQPQAMSNSQGEVLLGARNKVRDNLNAVFKVGAGQDIVGSFSPQAVAVSQSEALLGARSKIRGNANAESKVEAGAHMTASGQPQSVAHSQSKIMSEKKDKAVPKSEAEATGDEAYAKPKAETMATPESGGGTGTQACRKTRPRVHDYYWSEIGIEDWIASERWIKFRFQARDGYWENSMSWADDENEASIESWSGAGDKSDMRSWAGAKAVNEVGFPSWAAAGNQACGGLLFGSQATEESWDRSKASGGSLLEAEDMAIGGSWASTGNETIGEPWAGGQASGVSWTGEHTIGGSWTGVEEQASVRSQDGAGIQANGGSWAEARAGSVASIGYWPGDMDQASAGYWVGTGDLYGESKPRFEDQASENVSWAGADGQSRGGSRLGPEDQSGKKSWSDTADQVTGGSRLGPVDQSGVGSWARAGEQASGGVWVGTMEQSSRGSWAGTGDQSGGESKPRFEDLANVEASLARAGGQAGGGPMLGPEDQSSGRSWADSRDQANGGIWAVPGDQADGGTKPRFEEQASGRGSWTDNEGQAGGGPKLGPKDQSIGDSHPGNRDQASEECRLGPEDQSNGWFCACSESQANARGSGGQAVGGSRLGHMNPSGGGSWADSGSQVSGSSWAGAGDQASSCPKPGIEDQAGGGEFWSGAEDQAVGGSNPGPANQSSGGSWSGTGSQASGRSWARAGDQADSCSKSGFQDAASGEGSQAGTGGQASGKTWAGSKTGNEASRGSRLGPENQASGGPWARTGDHQASVRPQISADMEVNERSWFGTGSETSTESWFRRGEEAGIVSKPGGKNEPSIESRSGTEEKAIISSRFGAENKVNIGSWIRSEEAACMDSCVGAGAEAGAGTEVRKESWLWDGDAATTGSRLGAEEEPCIGSWTVDEDVDEDELSRASSPDIEEISLRSLFWAESEKSNEYRSKRERNVSFECGAGDKVSTKNKLEAPTTGGVDERSWFWNGNENRSEGKSAPKTKAKKSAESRGTYPSMVPGAGMGSWAGAMIWTEMKFPHPGEPCFPPEDELRKQMRCEEKTQPCTCRCKREANMDPRELEKLICMIEMTEDPSIHEIANNALYNSPEYPFSHEVIRNAGRISIIESLLNNPYPSVRQKALNALNNISVAAENHRKVKTYLNQVCEDTVTYPLNSNVQLAGLRLIKHLTIISEYQHMVTNYISEFLRLLTVGSGETKDHILGMLLNFSKNPSMTKDLLIANAPTSLINIFNKKETKENILNALSLFENINYHFKRRAKVFTQDKFSKNSLYFIFQRPKACAKKLRVLAAEYSDPEVKERVELLLSKL from the coding sequence CCATCTCAGGCTGTGACCAAGATCCAAGTCACCAACATGCTTGGTTCTGGGGTTGAGGTCAAGGGGAATCACAAAACCGGGTCTTGGGCAGAGTCTAGGGCAGACACAAGGGTTTCAGTCCAGCCTCAGATTATAGCTAAGACTGAGGCTGAGGCTATGCTTGGGGCAAAGGTTGATTCTGGGTGTAATACTAATGCCATGTGtaaggcaggggcaggagcagataTGAGAATTTCTACACAACCTCAGACTGTGGCCAAGAAACAGGCTGAGGCAGTGTTTGGTGCCAGGGTTGATGACAAGGGGAATACCAATGTCACATCTAAGGCAATGACTGGGGCTAACATGAGGGCTACTGCTCAAACTCAAGCTATAGCCAGTGCTCAGGCTAAGGCTATGCCTGATGCCAGGGTTAAAGGTAGAGGCAATTGCAATGCTATGTCGATAACAGGGGCCAGGGCAAACTTGAAGGCCAATTCCCAGGCTGAGGCCTTGCCTGATGCCAGGATTAAGACCAGAGACAATGCCAATGCCATGTCTAAGATGGGGGCTGGGACAGATGTTGAGCTCTGTACACAGCCTCAGACTCTGGCCACCGTCCAAGTTGATGCATTACCTGATGGCGGGATTAAGGCTAAAGGTAGTGCCAATACCATGTCTAAGGAAGGGCCTGGAACAGACACAAAGGCACAGTCTCAGGCTGCCACCAAGAGCCAGGTTGAGACCTTACCTGGTACTAGAGGTAAGGCTAGGAGAAAAGCCAAAAGCAAGTGTAAAGCAGGAGTTGggatagaaatgaaaatgtgtgtgCAACCTCAGGTTGGGACCAAGACCCAAGATGATGCTTTACCTGATTCCAGGGTTGATGGCAAGAGTGATCCTAGTGCCATTTCTAGGTCAGGGGCTAAGGCAGAACCAAAGACCTGTGGTCAGCCTCAGACTATGGCCAATTCCCAGGGTGAGGCCTTGCCTGGTGTCAAGAATAAGGTCAGGAGCAATCCTAATGCTATGTCTAAGTCAGGAACTGGGCCAGATGCAATGGGCTCTGCCCAGCTCCATGCTGTGACCAATTTCCAGGTTGAAGCCTCACCTAATACTAAGAAAAATGTCAGGGGCAGTCCCAATGCTATGTCTAAGATAGGGACTGGGCCAGATTCAGTATGTTCTGCCCAGCCTAAAACCGATACAACAGGCTTTGCTCAGCCCCAGACTGAGGCCAGTTTCCAGGATGAAGCCTTGTCGGGTACTAAGAATAAGGTCAAGGACAATTCTAGTGTTTTGTCAAAGACAGGGGTTGGGCCAGATACAGTGGGCTCTGTCCAGCTCCAGGTTATGGCCAATGTCCAGGGTGAAGTCTTATCTGATACTAAGAATAAGGTCAAGGACAATCCCAATGCTGTGTCTAAGGCAGGGACTGGGCCAGATGCTATGTATTCTGTCCAGAGTGAAACAGATACAACAAGCTCTGCTCAGCCCCAGGCTGTGGCCAATTCCCAAGGTGAAGCCTTGCCTGGTACTAAGAAGAAGGTCAGGGGCAAGTCCAATGCTGTGTCTAAGGCAGGGGCTGGGCCAGGTACAGTGAACTCTGCCCAGCTCCAGGCTGTGGCAAATTCCCAGGGTGAAGTTGTGTCTGGTACTAAGAATAAGGCCAGGGGCAATCCCAGTGCTGTGTCTaaggcagaggccagggcagATTCAATGGGCTCTGCCCAGCCTCAAACAGATACAACAGACTCTGCCCAGTCCCTGGCCGTGGCCAATTCCCAGGGTAAAGCCTTGCCTAGAATCAAGAATAAGGTTAAGGGCAGGTCCAATGCTGTATCTAAGACAGGGGATAGGCCAGATACAGTGGGTTCTGCCCAGCTCCAGGCTGTGGCCAATTCCCAGGGTGAGGCCTTGCCTGGTATGAAGAATAAGGTCAGCAGCAATTCCAATGCTGTGTCTACAGTAGAGGCCAGGACAGATACAATAAGCTTTGCCCAGCTTCAGGTTGAGTCTAATTCCCAGGGTGAAGCCTTGCCTGGTACCAAGAGTAAGGTCCGATGCAATCTTAGTACTGTGTCTAAAGCAGATACTGGGCCAGATACAGTGGGCTCTGCCCAGCCACACACTGTGACCAATTGCCAGGGTGAAGCCTTGTCTGGTATTAAGAGTAAGGTCAGGGGTAATTCCAATGTCATATCTaaggcagaggccaggggagATATAACAggctctgcctgtcccaaggCTTTGGCCACTTTCCAGGGTGAAGTTTTGTCTTGTACTAAGAATGTCAGGGGCAATCCCAGTACTGTGTCAAAGGCAGAGATTCGGACAGATACAATGGGCTCTGCCCAGCCTCAAACAGATACAACAGGCTCTGTGCAACCCCTGGCTGTGGCTAATTCCCAGCATGAAGTCCTAGCTGATACTAAGAGCAAGGTCAAGGGCAACCCCAGCGATGTGTCTAAAGCAGGGATTGGGCCAGATACAGTGGACTCTGCCCAGCCCCAGGCTGTGGCCAATTCCCAGGGTGAAGCCTTGCCTGGTGTCAAGAATAAGGTCAGAGGCAATTCCAATGCTATGTCTAAGGTAGAGGCCAGAGCAAATACAACAAGCTTTGCCCAGGCTCAGGCTGTGTCTGATTCTCAAGGTGAAACCTTGCCTGGTGCCAGGAATAAGGTCCAGGGTAATGCCAGTGCTGTGTCTAAGGCAGGCACTGGGCCAGATATAATGTGTTCCACTCAGCCTCAAACAGATATAACAGGCACTGCCCAACCCCAAGCCATGTCTAATTCCCAAGGTGAAGTCTTGCTTGGTGCCAGAAATAAGGTCAGGGACAATCTCAATGCAGTATTTAAGGTGGGGGCTGGGCAAGATATAGTAGGCTCTTTTTCACCCCAGGCTGTGGCCGTTTCTCAGAGTGAGGCCCTCCTTGGTGCCAGAAGTAAGATTAGGGGAAATGCCAATGCTGAGTCTAAGGTAGAGGCTGGGGCACATATGACAGCCTCTGGCCAGCCTCAATCTGTGGCCCATTCCCAGAGTAAGATCATGTCTGAGAAAAAGGACAAGGCTGTCCCCAAGTCTGAAGCAGAAGCCACAGGAGATGAGGCCTATGCAAAGCCCAAGGCTGAGACCATGGCCACTCCTGAGAGTGGGGGTGGGACAGGCACTCAGGCCTGCAGAAAGACTCGGCCTAGGGTTCATGACTATTACTGGAGTGAGATTGGTATTGAGGATTGGATTGCTTCTGAGCGATGGATCAAATTTAGGTTTCAGGCCAGGGATGGATATTGGGAGAATAGCATGTCCTGGGCTGATGATGAGAATGAAGCCAGTATTGAGTCCTGGAGTGGGGCTGGTGATAAGTCTGATATGAGGTCCTGGGCTGGGGCTAAGGCTGTGAATGAAGTTGGTTTTCCATCCTGGGCTGCAGCTGGGAACCAGGCCTGTGGGGGGCTTTTGTTTGGGAGTCAGGCCACTGAAGAGTCCTGGGATAGGAGCAAGGCCAGTGGGGGTTCTTTGTTAGAGGCTGAGGACATGGCCATTGGAGGGTCTTGGGCTAGCACTGGGAACGAGACTATTGgggagccctgggctggaggtcAGGCCAGTGGGGTGTCATGGACTGGGGAACATACCATTGGAGGGTCCTGGACTGGAGTTGAGGAACAGGCCAGTGTAAGGTCTCAGGATGGGGCTGGAATTCAGGCTAATGGAGGGTCCTGGGCTGAAGCTAGAGCTGGGAGTGTGGCTAGTATTGGGTACTGGCCTGGAGATATGGACCAGGCTAGTGCAGGGTACTGGGTTGGGACTGGTGATCTGTATGGTGAATCCAAGCCTAGATTTGAGGATCAGGCCAGTGAAAATGTGTCCTGGGCTGGGGCTGATGGCCAGTCCAGAGGAGGGTCTAGGCTGGGGCCTGAGGACCAGTCTGGTAAAAAGTCCTGGTCTGACACTGCAGACCAAGTCACTGGAGGTTCCAGGCTGGGGCCTGTGGACCAGTCTGGTGTTGGGTCCTGGGCTAGGGCTGGGGAACAGGCCAGTGGAGGAGTCTGGGTTGGGACTATGGAACAGTCCAGTAGGGGGTCCTGGGCTGGGACTGGCGATCAGTCTGGTGGTGAGTCCAAGCCTAGATTTGAGGATCTGGCAAATGTAGAAGCATCTTTGGCTAGGGCTGGTGGCCAGGCTGGTGGAGGGCCTATGTTGGGGCCTGAGGACCAGTCCAGTGGAAGATCCTGGGCTGACTCTAGGGACCAAGCCAATGGAGGGATCTGGGCTGTACCTGGGGATCAGGCTGATGGTGGGACAAAGCCTAGATTTGAAGAGCAGGCAAGTGGAAGAGGGTCTTGGACTGATAATGAGGGACAGGCTGGTGGAGGGCCTAAGCTAGGTCCCAAGGACCAGTCCATTGGAGATTCCCATCCTGGCAATAGGGACCAGGCCAGTGAAGAATGTAGGCTAGGGCCTGAGGATCAGTCCAATGGATGGTTCTGTGCTTGCAGTGAGAGTCAGGCCAATGCAAGAGGATCTGGTGGCCAGGCTGTTGGAGGATCTAGACTAGGGCACATGAACCCATCTGGTGGTGGGTCCTGGGCTGATAGTGGGAGTCAGGTCAGTGGAAGTTCTTGGGCTGGGGCTGGAGATCAGGCTAGTAGCTGTCCCAAACCTGGAATTGAGGATCAAGCCGGTGGTGGAGAGTTCTGGTCTGGTGCTGAGGACCAGGCTGTTGGAGGGTCTAATCCAGGGCCTGCAAACCAGTCTAGTGGTGGGTCCTGGTCTGGCACTGGGAGTCAGGCCAGTGGAAGGTCCTGGGCTAGGGCTGGGGATCAGGCTGATAGCTGTTCCAAATCTGGATTTCAAGACGCAGCCAGTGGAGAAGGCTCCCAGGCTGGCACTGGGGGTCAGGCTAGTGGAAAAACTTGGGCTGGGTCTAAGACTGGTAACGAGGCCAGTAGAGGGTCTAGGCTGGGGCCTGAGAACCAGGCAAGTGGAGGGCCCTGGGCTAGGACTGGTGACCACCAGGCCAGTGTAAGACCCCAGATCAGTGCTGACATGGAGGTCAATGAAAGATCCTGGTTTGGAACTGGGAGTGAGACTAGTACAGAGTCCTGGttcaggagaggggaagaggctgGGATTGTGTCCAAACCTGGAGGTAAAAATGAGCCCAGTATTGAATCCAGATCAGGGACTGAAGAAAAGGCCATCATTAGTTCCAGATTTGGGGCTGAGAATAAGGTCAATATTGGGTCCTGGATCAGATCTGAAGAGGCGGCCTGTATGGATTCCTGtgtgggggctggggctgaggctggggctgggacagagGTCAGGAAGGAGTCTTGGCTCTGGGATGGAGATGCAGCCACTACAGGGTCTAGGCTTGGGGCTGAGGAAGAGCCTTGCATAGGGTCCTGGACTGTGGATGAGGATGTAGATGAGGATGAGCTAAGTAGAGCATCCAGCCCTGATATTGAGGAAATCAGTTTAAGGTCCTTGTTTTGGGCTGAGAGTGAGAAGAGTAATGAGTACAGATCCAAGAGGGAGAGGAATGTCAGTTTTGAGTGTGGAGCTGGAGATAAGGTCAGCACCAAGAATAAGCTTGAGGCACCAACTACTGGTGGAGTTGATGAAAGGTCTTGGTTCTGGAATGGTAATGAAAATAGAAGTGAGGGCAAATCTGCACCTAAGACTAAAGCCAAAAAGTCAGCCGAGTCAAGAGGCACATACCCATCCATGGTCCCTGGGGCGGGAATGGGGTCATGGGCAGGAGCCATGATCTGGACAGAAATGAAATTTCCACACCCAGGTGAGCCCTGCTTCCCACCTGAAGATGAGCTCAGAAAGCAGATGAGGTGTGAGGAGAAAACTCAGCCCTGTACCTGTCGCTGTAAACGTGAAGCTAATATGGATCCACGAGAGCTTGAAAAACTCATTTGCATGATTGAGATGACTGAAGATCCTTCTATTCATGAAATAGCCAATAATGCACTTTATAACAGTCCCGAATATCCATTTTCCCATGAAGTTATTCGTAATGCAGGTAGAATCTCAATTATTGAAAGCTTGCTCAATAATCCCTATCCCAGTGTTAGGCAGAAGGCTTTAAATGCACTGAATAACATCTCAGTGGCTGCAGAAAATCATAGGAAGGTAAAGACATACTTAAACCAAGTATGTGAAGACACGGTCACCTATCCCTTGAATTCAAATGTACAGCTAGCTGGACTAAGACTGATAAAACATTTGACTATTATTAGTGAGTATCAGCATATGGTTACaaattatatttcagaatttcttcGTTTGTTAACTGTGGGAAGTGGAGAAACTAAAGACCATATTTTGGGAATGCTTTTGAATTTCTCTAAAAATCCATCCATGACAAAAGATTTGCTCATTGCCAATGCACCCACATCACTGATTAATATCTTTAacaagaaagagacaaaagagaaTATTCTTAATGCTCTTTcactatttgaaaatataaattaccactttaaaagaagagcaaaagtaTTTACCCAGGACAAGTTCAGTAAAAATTCCCTTTATTTCATATTCCAAAGACCTAAAGCATGTGCCAAGAAACTTCGAGTCCTAGCAGCAGAATACAGTGACCCTGAGGTGAAAGAAAGAGTTGAGCTATTATTAAGTAAACTCTGA